From the genome of Cytobacillus firmus, one region includes:
- the nikB gene encoding nickel ABC transporter permease, with translation MLMFILRRILQTIPVIIGVTFVVFFIMQLVPGDPAVLLAGEGASKETIEAIREQLGLNQPLYIQYFEYLTNVFKGDLGVSLKNSQPVLDEILVRLPITIELAFFSIIITIVLGMAAGIISAVKPYSLTDVSVMLVALLGISLPSFWFGLMLMYFFSVKLQILPVAGWDSLLHVILPAITLGAGGAAIVARMTRSSMLEVIRQDYIRTARAKGLRERIIISKHALRNALIPVITVVGLQFGALLGGTVLVESIFAINGLGRMIVDAIRMRDLPMVQGGVLFASLIFVVVNLFVDVFYRFFNKRIELN, from the coding sequence ATGCTGATGTTTATATTACGCCGGATTTTACAGACGATCCCGGTTATTATTGGAGTTACTTTTGTTGTCTTCTTCATTATGCAGCTCGTTCCAGGGGATCCTGCAGTACTTCTTGCCGGTGAAGGAGCCTCAAAAGAAACGATTGAAGCTATTCGTGAACAGCTTGGATTAAACCAGCCTTTATATATCCAATACTTCGAATACTTAACAAATGTGTTTAAGGGGGATTTAGGCGTCTCCTTAAAAAACAGCCAGCCGGTTCTTGATGAAATATTGGTAAGACTGCCAATTACGATTGAACTCGCCTTCTTTAGCATCATTATCACAATTGTGCTGGGAATGGCAGCAGGTATTATTTCAGCTGTTAAACCTTATTCTTTGACCGATGTCAGCGTCATGCTTGTTGCGCTCTTAGGAATTTCACTTCCAAGCTTCTGGTTTGGCCTCATGCTTATGTATTTCTTCTCTGTTAAGCTTCAAATTTTGCCTGTAGCAGGATGGGACAGTCTGCTCCATGTCATCTTGCCGGCTATAACCCTTGGAGCAGGAGGAGCAGCAATTGTCGCAAGGATGACCAGGTCGAGCATGCTGGAAGTTATCCGCCAGGATTATATTCGTACAGCACGTGCAAAAGGGCTTCGCGAGCGAATCATTATTTCTAAACATGCATTAAGAAATGCACTGATACCAGTGATCACGGTTGTGGGCCTGCAGTTTGGCGCACTCCTTGGAGGTACCGTATTGGTGGAATCGATCTTTGCTATTAATGGCCTTGGAAGAATGATTGTCGATGCAATCCGAATGCGTGATTTGCCAATGGTCCAGGGAGGAGTATTATTTGCCTCACTTATTTTCGTAGTTGTGAATTTATTCGTAGATGTCTTTTATCGGTTCTTCAATAAACGCATTGAACTAAATTAG
- a CDS encoding glutathione ABC transporter substrate-binding protein: protein MEKDRKHFRKGMLMIFLCLMMLLSTACSTQTKKEQAAGNESEGKKDGGTLTVVRLSDATKLDPHFITDIPSANIIYQKVYETLVEPDKDMNIQPLLATEWNVIDDTTWEFKLKEGVTFHDGTPFNAEAVKATFDRLLDPNTGSPQREKFAMINEVKVIDEYKIQLLLDYPYAPLLSILASSEGSIMSPKALAENQETLAEKPVGTGPFVFKEWKTGQEISLEKNENYWGEQPSIDEVVFKVVPEDATRLAMIETGEAHINDQVPVTEIERIEASESMGLLRAEGLAVEYIGFNTKKKPLDDVKVRKAISHAVEREAIIKGVYNNVGTLANAAMSPKVFGHSENVKPYDYDLNEAKKLLKEAGYENGLKLKLLTSDRKERINMAEVIQSQLKGIGVEVDIQVMEYGAYIDTIDKSEHDLFIGGWGNATGDGDYNQYNLFHTASQGPPGNHFYYSNPEVDKIIEEARRETDEAKRKDLYEKVMQMELEDAVYIPIRNYEHMAAHSKNVSGFWLNAANYLMIDEAVIK, encoded by the coding sequence ATGGAGAAAGATAGAAAGCACTTTCGAAAGGGAATGCTAATGATTTTCCTATGCTTAATGATGCTGCTGTCAACAGCATGTTCTACACAAACAAAAAAAGAGCAGGCAGCTGGCAATGAATCCGAGGGTAAAAAGGATGGCGGCACCTTAACAGTTGTCCGTTTATCAGATGCAACAAAATTAGATCCTCACTTTATAACAGATATACCTTCAGCAAATATAATTTATCAAAAAGTATATGAAACTTTAGTGGAACCAGATAAAGATATGAACATTCAGCCGCTGCTGGCAACAGAATGGAATGTCATTGATGATACGACCTGGGAGTTTAAACTAAAAGAAGGCGTAACCTTTCATGACGGTACACCGTTTAACGCTGAGGCTGTGAAGGCCACATTTGACCGTTTACTGGATCCAAACACCGGGTCTCCTCAGCGTGAGAAATTCGCGATGATTAATGAAGTAAAAGTAATTGATGAGTACAAAATACAATTATTGCTTGATTATCCATATGCTCCGCTGCTTTCTATTCTTGCAAGCAGCGAAGGAAGCATCATGAGTCCAAAGGCGCTGGCCGAAAACCAGGAGACGCTTGCAGAGAAACCTGTTGGTACAGGCCCGTTTGTTTTTAAAGAATGGAAGACTGGACAGGAAATTTCCTTGGAGAAAAATGAAAACTATTGGGGAGAACAGCCAAGTATTGATGAGGTTGTTTTTAAGGTTGTTCCTGAAGACGCGACTCGGCTGGCTATGATTGAAACTGGGGAAGCACATATTAATGATCAGGTGCCTGTTACAGAAATTGAGAGAATTGAGGCTTCTGAATCAATGGGACTTCTCCGTGCTGAGGGGCTTGCAGTTGAATACATCGGATTTAACACCAAGAAAAAGCCATTGGATGATGTTAAAGTCCGCAAAGCAATCAGCCATGCCGTTGAGAGAGAAGCAATCATTAAAGGGGTTTACAACAATGTGGGGACACTTGCTAATGCTGCGATGAGTCCAAAAGTGTTTGGCCACAGTGAAAATGTTAAGCCTTATGATTATGATTTAAATGAAGCAAAGAAATTGCTAAAAGAAGCAGGATATGAAAACGGGCTTAAGCTTAAGTTACTGACAAGTGATAGAAAAGAACGCATCAATATGGCTGAAGTTATTCAATCGCAATTAAAGGGAATTGGCGTTGAGGTAGATATTCAGGTAATGGAATATGGTGCATATATCGATACAATCGATAAATCTGAGCATGATTTGTTTATCGGGGGATGGGGAAATGCCACTGGAGATGGAGATTATAACCAGTATAATCTATTCCATACGGCATCACAGGGACCTCCCGGAAACCATTTCTATTACAGCAACCCTGAGGTAGACAAAATCATTGAAGAAGCACGCAGAGAGACTGACGAAGCAAAGCGGAAGGATCTTTATGAGAAAGTGATGCAAATGGAATTAGAGGATGCGGTCTATATACCAATCCGAAACTATGAACATATGGCTGCGCACAGCAAAAACGTAAGCGGCTTTTGGCTCAATGCTGCCAATTATTTAATGATTGATGAAGCAGTCATTAAATAA
- a CDS encoding ABC transporter ATP-binding protein, whose amino-acid sequence MNTAAEKNIILQVDQLKQYFPVKKDSIFKPKTYVKAVDDISFELFEGETLSIVGESGCGKSTTGRAILRLDEPTDGKVLYMGKDILTLNKKDMRKLRGDLQVIFQDPFASLNPRQTVKQILNEAMAIQNVVEKSKRKERMLELLGYVGLPPEALDRYPHEFSGGQRQRIGIARALAVNPKLIICDEAVSALDVSIQAQILNLLKKLQKQFKLTFLFISHDLSVVRHISDRVMVMYLGKVVEIAEKKEMFDSPLHPYTKALLSSIPVPDPTLKRDRVILKGDVPSPIDPPGGCRFHTRCPFAAEKCKQEEPPLRELVNNHFVSCHFAETLPV is encoded by the coding sequence ATGAACACGGCCGCAGAAAAAAATATCATCCTGCAGGTAGATCAATTAAAACAATATTTCCCGGTTAAAAAGGACTCTATCTTCAAGCCAAAGACATATGTAAAGGCGGTAGACGATATTTCATTTGAGCTTTTTGAGGGTGAAACATTAAGTATAGTCGGGGAGTCAGGCTGCGGGAAATCAACAACCGGACGTGCCATTTTAAGGCTTGATGAACCTACTGACGGAAAGGTTCTTTATATGGGGAAAGATATTTTAACGCTAAATAAAAAGGATATGAGAAAACTTAGAGGTGATTTGCAGGTAATATTTCAAGATCCTTTTGCTTCTCTTAATCCCCGTCAAACGGTGAAGCAAATTTTGAATGAAGCCATGGCCATTCAGAACGTGGTTGAAAAATCAAAGCGAAAGGAAAGAATGCTGGAACTGCTGGGCTATGTTGGACTTCCTCCAGAAGCGCTTGACAGATATCCGCATGAATTCAGCGGCGGCCAGCGCCAGCGTATTGGGATCGCCAGAGCATTGGCCGTCAATCCGAAATTAATCATTTGTGATGAAGCTGTATCTGCCCTGGATGTATCTATCCAGGCACAAATTCTCAATCTATTAAAGAAGCTGCAAAAGCAGTTTAAATTGACCTTTCTTTTTATCTCTCATGACCTTAGTGTCGTCAGGCATATTTCAGACAGGGTTATGGTGATGTATCTGGGTAAAGTGGTCGAGATTGCAGAGAAAAAAGAAATGTTCGATTCTCCGCTCCACCCTTATACAAAAGCGCTTCTCTCGTCTATTCCAGTCCCGGATCCAACTTTAAAAAGGGACCGTGTAATATTAAAAGGAGATGTACCATCACCAATTGATCCTCCTGGAGGCTGCAGGTTCCATACACGCTGTCCTTTTGCTGCAGAAAAATGCAAACAGGAGGAACCTCCCCTTAGGGAGCTTGTTAATAATCACTTTGTAAGCTGTCATTTCGCTGAAACTCTTCCAGTTTAA
- a CDS encoding amidohydrolase family protein, protein MTAQWITNVRLETGFISENEQITGTSTEICHLKIEDGKIAEISQLAPDSNESQLDAKQKLLLPSLRDMHIHIDKTYYGGPWKACTPITNGIFTRLEEEKELLPKLLPTAQERAEKMIELYLKNGHTHIRTHCNVDPVIGLKNLEATVNALKKYEDVLTYDIVAFPQHGLLRSGSVQLIRDAMKNGATLVGGVDPATVDRNIEKSLHTIFEIAAEHNKGVDIHLHDPNSLGAFTFERMADYTKEAGMAGRATISHGIALADLSEDALAGMAAILKEQEIDVTTTIPINRTTIPVPALDRYGIPVSVGHDSITDHWSPFGTGNTIQKLGTLAERFRMIDEYSLSSVLKFATGGITPLNKAGERVWPKVGDDATMMLVDAACSAEAIARRAPVEALFFKGRKVESKRSEKNLINS, encoded by the coding sequence ATGACAGCTCAATGGATCACAAATGTTCGGCTGGAAACAGGATTCATCAGCGAAAATGAACAAATTACAGGCACAAGCACAGAAATTTGCCACTTGAAAATCGAAGATGGGAAAATTGCAGAAATTTCACAGCTTGCCCCAGATTCTAATGAAAGCCAGCTTGATGCAAAACAGAAGCTTCTGCTTCCTTCTTTAAGAGATATGCACATTCATATTGACAAAACCTATTATGGCGGGCCCTGGAAAGCCTGTACACCGATCACGAATGGCATTTTCACTAGATTAGAAGAGGAAAAGGAGCTATTGCCAAAGCTTCTCCCAACCGCACAAGAACGTGCTGAGAAAATGATAGAGCTGTATTTAAAAAATGGCCATACCCACATTCGCACACATTGTAATGTTGACCCTGTAATAGGCCTGAAAAACTTGGAAGCTACTGTCAATGCACTAAAGAAATATGAAGATGTCCTTACATATGACATTGTTGCGTTTCCGCAGCATGGACTGCTGAGAAGCGGTTCTGTCCAGTTAATTCGGGATGCTATGAAAAATGGTGCCACGTTAGTAGGCGGGGTTGATCCAGCTACCGTGGACAGAAACATTGAAAAGTCCCTGCACACCATATTTGAAATCGCAGCAGAGCATAATAAGGGAGTCGATATCCATCTTCATGATCCTAACTCATTGGGAGCTTTTACATTCGAGAGAATGGCAGATTATACAAAAGAAGCAGGCATGGCAGGAAGAGCAACCATTAGCCATGGAATTGCTTTAGCTGACTTGTCCGAAGATGCATTGGCTGGGATGGCGGCAATATTGAAAGAGCAGGAAATTGACGTGACCACTACCATTCCAATTAATCGTACCACTATTCCGGTTCCTGCCCTTGATCGTTATGGTATTCCCGTTTCAGTCGGCCATGACAGCATCACCGATCACTGGTCCCCGTTCGGAACAGGAAACACCATACAGAAACTGGGGACACTTGCGGAAAGGTTCCGAATGATTGATGAATATTCTTTATCATCAGTCTTGAAGTTTGCAACTGGCGGGATTACTCCTCTGAATAAAGCTGGTGAAAGGGTTTGGCCAAAAGTAGGCGATGATGCAACGATGATGCTTGTTGATGCGGCATGTTCAGCAGAGGCAATTGCAAGACGAGCACCGGTTGAGGCATTATTTTTCAAGGGCAGGAAGGTTGAAAGCAAACGAAGTGAGAAAAACCTGATAAATTCATAG
- a CDS encoding response regulator transcription factor, with translation MNILLVDDELIELEQLEYLIKKKFPNWILYKAQDASQALQIIKKHDIFLAFLDIQLPGKSGLDLAMELSSAGDIDLIMVTAYQNFDYIQKSLRLGVIDYITKPVIEEELMSVLRRYERIGSYSEQIVKALQIIQKEYNEKLTLNYLASKIHINSAYLSRKFHEEVGMGFSEYLNDFRLKQAQKMLIESPDLSISSISEKCGFNSQHYFSQIFRKMTGQSPRDYRLKETSQ, from the coding sequence ATGAATATTTTGCTTGTAGATGATGAACTTATCGAATTGGAACAGCTGGAATATCTCATCAAAAAGAAATTTCCCAATTGGATTCTTTATAAGGCTCAGGATGCCTCTCAAGCTCTTCAGATTATTAAGAAGCATGACATCTTTCTTGCGTTCCTTGATATTCAGCTCCCAGGAAAATCAGGGTTAGATTTAGCAATGGAGCTTTCCTCAGCTGGTGACATTGATTTAATCATGGTTACAGCTTATCAAAATTTTGATTATATTCAAAAGTCACTCAGACTCGGGGTAATTGATTATATTACAAAGCCCGTCATTGAAGAGGAATTAATGAGCGTTTTGCGAAGGTATGAACGAATTGGCAGTTACTCTGAGCAGATAGTTAAAGCCTTGCAAATTATTCAAAAGGAATATAATGAAAAACTTACTTTAAATTATTTAGCATCTAAAATTCATATCAATTCAGCTTATCTGAGCAGAAAGTTTCATGAGGAAGTAGGAATGGGGTTTTCCGAATACTTAAATGACTTTCGATTAAAACAAGCACAAAAAATGCTGATTGAAAGTCCTGATTTAAGCATTAGCAGTATTTCAGAAAAGTGCGGCTTTAACAGTCAGCACTACTTTAGTCAAATCTTTCGGAAAATGACTGGCCAATCTCCAAGGGATTACCGTCTGAAGGAGACTTCACAATGA
- a CDS encoding amidohydrolase: protein MSTSHWLTNIKLETGYLQDDKGAYTTTTELFHLKIEDGKIIEKQGSTYKISDNEKKVDGRGFLALPSFKEMHNHLDKTYLSLDWKACRPVKNLEERLRYEAMELEELAPTAKQRASKMIELLLSKGSTHIRTHVNIDPYIGLKNLEGVREALEDYSDKLTYEIVAFPQHGLLREHVIPLMKEAMRSGASIVGGLDPAGIDRNIEKSLYEVMNLSTEFDADIDIHLHDGGHAGLYTIDKFAEMIEEAKWHNRAAVSHAFCLGEVPVPQAEEMAERLNGLGMSIMSTIPITKSLPPIELLDRKGVNVFLGCDGFYDSWGPFGNGDLLEKVTRYGELYRKSDEVSLAQSLKWATGGPVPLNKDGEMSWPLEGEEANLVLVNASCSAEAVARTPEREAVIFRGKVVAGQLT, encoded by the coding sequence GTGTCAACTTCCCATTGGTTAACAAATATAAAGCTTGAAACAGGATATCTTCAGGATGACAAGGGAGCTTATACCACAACAACAGAACTCTTTCATTTAAAAATTGAAGATGGAAAAATCATAGAAAAACAGGGCAGCACTTATAAAATTTCCGATAATGAAAAAAAGGTGGACGGAAGAGGATTTCTGGCACTGCCATCTTTTAAAGAAATGCACAACCATCTTGATAAGACCTATCTATCTCTTGATTGGAAGGCATGCAGGCCGGTCAAAAACTTAGAGGAACGTTTACGGTATGAAGCAATGGAGCTTGAGGAATTGGCGCCTACAGCCAAACAGCGGGCAAGCAAAATGATTGAGCTTCTCCTTTCTAAGGGGTCAACTCATATTCGTACCCATGTTAATATTGATCCTTATATTGGCTTAAAGAACCTGGAGGGCGTAAGAGAAGCTCTAGAAGACTATTCCGACAAACTGACATACGAAATTGTAGCTTTCCCTCAACACGGTCTTTTAAGGGAACATGTAATTCCTCTCATGAAAGAAGCGATGAGATCTGGCGCCAGCATTGTAGGCGGTCTTGATCCTGCAGGAATTGACCGCAACATTGAAAAGTCACTTTATGAAGTTATGAATCTGAGTACAGAATTTGATGCAGATATAGATATCCATTTACATGATGGCGGACATGCTGGATTATATACTATTGATAAATTTGCTGAAATGATAGAAGAAGCCAAGTGGCACAATCGTGCTGCTGTAAGCCATGCATTTTGTTTAGGGGAAGTACCAGTGCCGCAAGCAGAAGAAATGGCGGAAAGATTGAATGGGCTTGGAATGTCGATCATGTCCACTATTCCTATAACAAAATCTCTTCCGCCAATTGAACTCTTGGACAGGAAAGGTGTAAATGTTTTTCTGGGCTGTGATGGGTTCTATGATTCCTGGGGACCTTTCGGGAATGGAGATCTGCTGGAAAAAGTAACGAGATATGGTGAACTTTATCGCAAGAGCGATGAAGTTTCTCTGGCACAATCATTAAAATGGGCCACTGGGGGTCCTGTTCCATTAAACAAGGATGGAGAGATGAGTTGGCCGCTTGAGGGAGAAGAAGCAAACTTGGTGCTAGTCAATGCTTCGTGTTCGGCAGAAGCTGTTGCGAGAACACCTGAAAGAGAAGCGGTCATTTTTAGAGGGAAAGTGGTCGCAGGGCAGCTGACATAG
- a CDS encoding ankyrin repeat domain-containing protein: MLKMDDSLVLFAAAENGDLECLKACIESGININLRDKKKRTAILIASINKHYDLVQFLAESGADINLQDQTSLNPFLYGCIHGDLKLVKMMISAGADINLLTRFGGVGITPACEKGHLEVVRELLTSTDMNVNHTNYCGWTPLIEAIVLNDGGETQQAIIKLLLEYGADTSLTDQYGVKPIELARRKGYKEIEDILFTAGIM, encoded by the coding sequence ATGTTAAAAATGGATGATAGCCTTGTGTTATTCGCAGCAGCAGAAAATGGTGACCTTGAATGTTTGAAAGCCTGTATAGAGAGCGGCATTAATATTAATCTGCGAGATAAGAAAAAACGAACGGCCATTTTGATTGCTTCAATAAATAAGCATTATGATTTGGTTCAATTTCTGGCGGAGTCCGGAGCAGACATTAATCTTCAAGATCAAACCAGCTTAAACCCCTTTTTATATGGATGCATTCATGGAGATTTGAAGTTAGTAAAAATGATGATTAGCGCTGGGGCTGATATTAATCTTTTAACGAGATTTGGCGGAGTGGGTATTACTCCAGCCTGCGAAAAGGGACATTTAGAAGTAGTTCGGGAGCTTTTAACATCTACAGATATGAACGTAAATCATACCAATTATTGCGGATGGACACCTTTGATTGAAGCCATTGTTTTGAATGATGGAGGAGAAACCCAGCAGGCCATCATAAAGCTATTGCTTGAATACGGGGCCGATACAAGTCTAACAGACCAATATGGTGTGAAGCCGATTGAGCTTGCCAGAAGAAAAGGATACAAAGAAATAGAGGATATTTTATTTACCGCTGGTATAATGTAA
- a CDS encoding ABC transporter permease, whose translation MTVQVKTEQPEIAVKTLISTKESRIKDFLSILMQNKAALAGAIIIFVYLLMAAFAPLLAPYSPYEIDLENKLTPPSADHWMGTDDKGRDILSRILYGSRLSMGVGFAAVLFGAFFGIIFGLVAGFYGKWVDTIIMRMMDVMLAFPGILLALAIIAALGPSLINVTIAVGAFSVPLFARIVRGSTLEVKRLEYIDAIRSLGASDFVIIFKHIFPNILSPIIVQGTLRLATAILSAAGLSFLGLGAQPPSPEWGTMLSSGRDFLFSAPYIALFPGLAISILVLGFNIFGDGLRDAFDPRMKK comes from the coding sequence ATGACAGTTCAAGTAAAAACGGAGCAGCCGGAAATAGCTGTAAAGACATTGATCAGCACTAAGGAGTCTAGAATAAAAGATTTTCTTTCTATATTGATGCAAAATAAAGCTGCACTGGCTGGGGCCATTATTATTTTTGTTTATCTGTTAATGGCGGCATTTGCACCGCTGCTGGCTCCATATAGCCCATACGAAATTGATTTGGAAAATAAGCTGACTCCACCATCTGCAGACCATTGGATGGGAACAGATGATAAAGGAAGAGATATTTTAAGCCGGATTCTTTATGGTTCCAGGCTATCAATGGGGGTCGGCTTTGCTGCTGTGTTATTCGGAGCATTTTTCGGAATTATTTTTGGCCTTGTGGCCGGGTTTTATGGCAAATGGGTTGACACCATTATCATGAGGATGATGGATGTTATGCTCGCATTCCCAGGAATTCTTCTTGCCCTGGCCATTATTGCAGCATTGGGTCCAAGTCTGATTAATGTGACCATAGCAGTAGGGGCTTTTTCTGTACCTTTATTTGCCAGGATTGTCCGCGGATCTACTTTAGAAGTAAAGCGCCTTGAGTATATTGATGCAATCCGATCGCTTGGTGCCTCTGATTTTGTCATTATTTTCAAGCATATTTTCCCGAACATTCTATCACCTATTATTGTTCAAGGGACTCTGCGTTTAGCTACTGCCATTCTGTCAGCAGCTGGATTATCATTTCTTGGACTTGGGGCACAGCCGCCTTCACCTGAATGGGGAACCATGCTCAGCAGCGGGAGGGATTTCTTATTCTCTGCACCGTATATTGCCCTGTTCCCTGGTCTCGCTATTTCCATCCTCGTCCTTGGATTTAATATTTTTGGTGATGGCTTACGTGATGCTTTTGATCCCCGCATGAAAAAATAA
- a CDS encoding sensor histidine kinase, which yields MLPIESFSIYIMFCVLVPLAGAFTLLFLFVFEKRIDLLEKQKREIALESELQTALYNQLNQEIQPHFFFNTLNSILALARLDRKEELIRSIETLSKLLKFKYRTLNNFISIEDELTYVNYYLEIQKTRFRDRLHYEIQLDNHVNKAIIIPFLIQTLVENAFKHAFERHIGEALLKIKVIKIESSIHVSVWNNSIERYETSSLDGGVGLENIKRRLELLFPHDETSVQLTDQGDGTAVLAIFPHVIMSEKLEGERMQ from the coding sequence ATGCTGCCTATTGAATCATTCTCCATATACATTATGTTTTGTGTTCTGGTTCCGCTGGCAGGGGCCTTTACCCTGCTATTTTTATTTGTTTTTGAAAAAAGAATTGATTTACTTGAGAAGCAAAAAAGAGAGATAGCGCTGGAAAGTGAATTGCAGACAGCTTTATACAATCAATTAAACCAGGAAATCCAGCCGCATTTCTTTTTTAATACCTTAAACTCAATCCTTGCTCTAGCCAGGCTCGACCGCAAAGAAGAATTGATACGGTCGATTGAAACCCTTTCAAAACTCCTGAAATTTAAATATCGGACTTTAAATAACTTTATCTCAATTGAAGATGAACTTACTTATGTTAATTACTATCTGGAGATACAAAAAACCAGATTTAGAGATCGTCTTCATTATGAAATTCAACTGGACAATCATGTGAATAAAGCCATTATCATTCCCTTTTTAATACAAACTCTTGTGGAAAATGCTTTTAAGCATGCCTTTGAAAGACATATTGGCGAGGCTTTATTAAAAATAAAAGTAATAAAGATTGAATCATCCATTCATGTCTCAGTGTGGAACAATTCCATAGAACGCTATGAAACAAGTTCCCTGGATGGCGGGGTGGGGCTGGAGAACATAAAAAGAAGACTTGAGCTTTTATTCCCCCATGATGAAACTTCAGTTCAATTAACAGACCAGGGGGACGGAACAGCTGTTTTGGCTATATTCCCCCACGTTATTATGTCAGAAAAATTGGAAGGAGAAAGGATGCAATGA
- a CDS encoding GNAT family N-acetyltransferase: MNTDIQKEENRFFMNDEEGNMIAEITYIPSGDSVITIDHTYVSDSLRGQGIAGKLLESVVQEARSKGYKIVPACSYAKAVFDRKSEYQDLLQTKGGFLNGRKKNECKWNSHFIL; the protein is encoded by the coding sequence ATGAATACAGATATCCAAAAAGAAGAAAACCGGTTTTTTATGAATGATGAAGAAGGGAATATGATAGCAGAAATTACGTATATTCCAAGCGGTGATTCTGTCATAACCATAGACCATACATATGTAAGCGACTCCCTGCGCGGACAGGGAATTGCAGGAAAGCTTCTGGAAAGCGTCGTTCAGGAGGCACGCAGCAAGGGATATAAGATTGTGCCTGCCTGCTCATATGCCAAAGCTGTTTTTGACCGAAAGAGCGAATATCAGGATTTGCTGCAAACTAAAGGAGGTTTTCTGAATGGACGCAAAAAGAATGAATGTAAATGGAACAGCCATTTCATACTATGA
- a CDS encoding ABC transporter ATP-binding protein, with amino-acid sequence MKEINKPILEVKGLKTHFTTKRGVSKAVDGIDFTLHKGETLGIVGESGCGKSMTSLSILRLIPSPPGKIAGGSVLFKGRDLVTMPEDEMRKIRGNEISMIFQEPMTSLNPVIPVGEQIAEALRLHQKMGKKAAWDKSVEMLKMVGIPSPEKRAKQEPFQLSGGMRQRVMIAMALACTPEVLIADEPTTALDVTIQAQILELIKELQTKIGMGVIMITHDLGVVAETCDKVAVMYAGNIVEHASTEQIFAAPKHPYTQGLLNSLPKIHEDQEELITIDGSVPSPYNMPAGCRFASRCPYAEDICAAQQPDLVAYSDDSKVRCWKYTDKWTGKREKEGVV; translated from the coding sequence ATGAAAGAAATAAACAAGCCAATACTTGAAGTAAAAGGGTTAAAAACCCACTTCACAACAAAGCGGGGAGTCAGCAAAGCGGTTGATGGCATCGATTTTACACTGCATAAAGGGGAAACGCTGGGAATTGTTGGGGAATCCGGATGCGGGAAAAGTATGACCTCCCTCTCCATTCTCCGCCTTATTCCTTCTCCTCCGGGAAAAATTGCCGGTGGTTCCGTTCTTTTTAAAGGAAGAGATTTAGTAACAATGCCAGAGGATGAAATGAGAAAAATTCGCGGGAATGAAATATCTATGATTTTTCAGGAGCCAATGACCTCCTTAAATCCTGTAATCCCGGTTGGAGAGCAAATTGCAGAAGCTTTAAGGCTGCACCAAAAGATGGGAAAAAAAGCTGCATGGGATAAATCAGTTGAAATGCTGAAGATGGTTGGAATCCCCTCTCCTGAAAAACGGGCGAAACAAGAGCCATTCCAATTGAGCGGCGGGATGCGCCAGCGTGTCATGATTGCAATGGCTCTTGCATGTACACCTGAGGTATTAATAGCAGATGAGCCTACGACAGCCTTGGATGTTACGATTCAAGCACAAATATTGGAGCTGATTAAAGAGCTGCAAACAAAGATCGGAATGGGTGTAATTATGATCACCCATGATTTGGGGGTAGTGGCAGAAACTTGTGATAAGGTAGCCGTAATGTATGCCGGCAATATAGTCGAGCATGCTTCCACAGAGCAAATATTTGCTGCTCCAAAGCACCCGTATACCCAAGGTTTATTGAACTCATTGCCTAAAATCCATGAAGATCAGGAAGAATTAATTACGATAGATGGCAGTGTCCCAAGCCCTTACAATATGCCTGCCGGTTGCCGTTTCGCCTCTAGATGCCCTTATGCAGAAGATATATGTGCTGCACAACAGCCTGATCTTGTTGCCTATTCTGATGATAGTAAAGTAAGATGCTGGAAATACACCGACAAGTGGACTGGCAAAAGAGAGAAAGAAGGGGTTGTCTAA